From one Flavobacterium sp. N502536 genomic stretch:
- a CDS encoding DUF3109 family protein, protein MFQLGKTIISEDILEKEFVCNLSACKGACCVDGDAGAPLSEAETKILEEIYPKVKPFLRKEGIAAIEAQGTWVKGTDGDLETPLIDNKDCAYVIFDGKTALCGIEQAYNQGIVDWKKPVSCHLYPIRVKDFTEFAAVNYDKWDICDDACSLGKELEVPVYKFVKEALIRRFGQDWYLELEKVAEELKKS, encoded by the coding sequence ATGTTTCAATTAGGAAAAACCATTATTTCAGAAGATATTCTTGAAAAAGAATTTGTGTGCAACTTGTCAGCTTGTAAAGGAGCCTGCTGTGTTGACGGAGATGCCGGTGCGCCGTTGAGTGAAGCAGAAACTAAAATTCTGGAAGAAATTTATCCTAAAGTAAAGCCCTTCCTGCGAAAAGAAGGAATTGCTGCGATCGAAGCTCAGGGAACCTGGGTGAAAGGAACGGATGGTGATCTTGAAACGCCTCTGATTGATAATAAGGACTGTGCCTACGTTATTTTTGACGGCAAGACTGCGCTTTGCGGAATCGAGCAGGCATACAATCAGGGAATCGTAGATTGGAAAAAGCCGGTTTCCTGTCATTTGTACCCGATACGAGTGAAAGACTTTACAGAGTTTGCTGCGGTGAACTATGATAAGTGGGATATTTGCGACGATGCCTGTTCGTTAGGTAAAGAGTTGGAAGTTCCGGTATATAAATTTGTCAAAGAAGCCCTAATTCGCCGCTTTGGACAGGACTGGTATTTGGAGCTTGAAAAAGTTGCCGAAGAACTTAAGAAATCTTAA
- the fbp gene encoding class 1 fructose-bisphosphatase has protein sequence MEERNKTLGEFIIENQKAFQYSSGELSRIINSIRLAAKVVNYKVNKAGLVDIIGAAGEQNVQGEDQQKLDVYANEVFIQTLINREIVCGIASEENDDFITVQGSDNSHNNKYVILMDPLDGSSNIDVNVSVGTIFSVFRRITPIGTPVTSEDFLQPGVNQVAAGYVIYGTSTMLVYTTGHGVNGFTLNPAIGTFYLSHPNMKFPKNGNIYSVNEGNYVHFPQGVKNYIKYCQREEEDRPYTSRYIGSLVSDFHRNMIKGGIYIYPTSSKAPKGKLRLLYECNPMAFIAEQAGGKATDGFGRIMEIQPTELHQRVPFFCGSYNMVEKAEEFMAEKE, from the coding sequence ATGGAAGAACGCAATAAAACACTGGGAGAGTTTATTATTGAGAACCAAAAAGCATTTCAATATTCGTCGGGGGAGCTTTCCCGAATTATCAATTCTATACGTTTAGCGGCCAAGGTTGTTAACTATAAAGTAAATAAAGCTGGATTAGTGGATATCATTGGCGCTGCAGGCGAACAAAATGTTCAGGGAGAAGACCAGCAAAAATTAGATGTATATGCAAACGAAGTATTTATTCAGACGTTAATTAACCGTGAGATTGTCTGTGGTATTGCTTCAGAAGAAAACGACGATTTTATTACTGTTCAGGGGAGCGACAACAGTCATAATAATAAGTACGTGATCTTAATGGATCCGCTTGACGGATCTTCAAATATCGATGTGAATGTATCTGTGGGAACCATTTTTTCGGTTTTTAGAAGAATTACACCTATCGGAACTCCGGTTACAAGCGAGGATTTTTTACAACCGGGAGTGAATCAGGTAGCAGCAGGATATGTAATTTACGGAACGTCGACGATGTTGGTATACACCACAGGTCATGGCGTAAACGGTTTTACCTTAAACCCTGCGATTGGAACATTCTATCTGTCACACCCGAATATGAAGTTTCCAAAAAACGGAAATATCTATTCTGTAAACGAAGGGAATTACGTTCACTTTCCACAAGGAGTAAAAAATTACATTAAATATTGTCAGAGAGAAGAAGAAGACAGACCTTATACTTCAAGATATATTGGAAGTTTAGTTTCTGACTTTCACCGAAATATGATCAAAGGCGGAATTTATATTTATCCAACCAGTTCAAAAGCACCAAAAGGAAAATTGAGATTGTTGTACGAATGCAATCCGATGGCTTTTATCGCAGAACAGGCGGGAGGAAAAGCAACAGACGGCTTTGGAAGAATTATGGAAATACAGCCAACTGAATTACATCAAAGAGTTCCGTTTTTCTGTGGAAGCTACAACATGGTAGAAAAAGCAGAAGAATTTATGGCAGAAAAGGAGTAA
- a CDS encoding NAD(P)/FAD-dependent oxidoreductase: protein MFDVLIIGGGVSGMSCALVLGSAKNKVFATDKKIGIFTHQKNSSLQEAIFYNAYGITPGKLGSDLLLESTKDLASSYPHITQIENEKVVKVEGAYPDFTVTTNKNTYKTKSIVVGIGSANTFDIEGLMHYIEPHKKALPEKQRIQLKNDDHKVADGIYVIGTLAGWRSQLAIAAGSGAAVATDILTLWNNGVQTHAHDSIR from the coding sequence ATGTTTGACGTTTTAATTATTGGCGGAGGCGTTTCAGGCATGTCCTGTGCCCTCGTTCTGGGATCAGCTAAAAACAAAGTTTTTGCAACCGATAAGAAAATCGGGATTTTTACACATCAAAAAAACTCTTCACTGCAAGAGGCTATTTTTTACAATGCTTATGGCATTACACCAGGCAAACTAGGATCTGATTTGCTTCTGGAAAGCACAAAAGATTTGGCCAGCAGTTACCCACACATTACGCAGATCGAAAATGAAAAAGTAGTTAAAGTCGAAGGTGCTTACCCTGACTTTACAGTAACTACCAACAAAAACACTTATAAAACCAAAAGTATTGTCGTAGGAATTGGCTCTGCGAATACTTTTGATATCGAAGGTTTGATGCACTATATCGAACCTCATAAAAAAGCACTTCCCGAAAAACAACGTATCCAGCTTAAAAACGACGACCACAAAGTTGCCGATGGTATTTATGTTATTGGGACTTTGGCAGGCTGGAGAAGCCAATTGGCCATTGCAGCCGGAAGTGGCGCAGCTGTTGCCACAGATATCCTGACTTTATGGAATAACGGCGTGCAAACGCATGCCCACGACAGCATTCGATAA
- a CDS encoding TerB family tellurite resistance protein — protein MSFSDLFDSEFKQRNKGHFSAIVRVALADGIVHPEEKNFLDKLAARLEISETEYEEILNDPLKYPINPPYLHVQRLERLYDLTRMVHVDHHLEDQQEVMLRKLGIALGFTPSNVNYIIAKALSLVDKKVDGDTFVYEMQHMHK, from the coding sequence ATGTCATTTTCAGATTTATTTGATAGCGAATTCAAACAAAGAAACAAAGGTCACTTTTCAGCTATTGTTCGTGTAGCATTAGCCGATGGAATTGTGCATCCTGAGGAAAAAAATTTCTTGGACAAATTGGCTGCACGTTTAGAGATTTCAGAAACTGAATACGAAGAAATTCTTAACGACCCATTAAAATATCCTATCAACCCACCTTATTTGCACGTACAGCGTTTAGAGCGTTTGTATGATTTAACCCGAATGGTACACGTTGATCATCATCTTGAAGACCAACAAGAAGTGATGTTAAGAAAATTAGGTATCGCTTTAGGTTTTACACCAAGCAACGTAAATTATATCATTGCAAAAGCATTATCATTAGTCGACAAAAAAGTAGACGGTGACACTTTTGTTTACGAAATGCAACATATGCATAAATAG
- a CDS encoding DUF5808 domain-containing protein: MDFNTKPTKETQKKWNRDPNNWILGIFYYNPHDKRLFPAKRMKLLGWTINFANPNSICTAIAAIAFVLILIGDSKP, encoded by the coding sequence ATGGATTTCAATACTAAACCTACAAAAGAGACCCAAAAAAAATGGAACCGTGATCCTAACAATTGGATTTTGGGAATTTTCTATTACAACCCTCACGACAAAAGATTGTTCCCTGCCAAAAGAATGAAACTACTTGGATGGACTATCAATTTTGCAAACCCTAATTCAATATGCACCGCTATTGCAGCAATCGCCTTTGTATTGATTCTCATCGGAGATTCTAAACCATAA
- a CDS encoding S41 family peptidase yields MKFNSKYLPIVIGATLALGIVLGSLMNAPADEQLLAKNYSKTKLNKLIDFINNEYVDSINTDSIVNLTVDNILSKLDPHSVYIPPTEQAEVAESMRGDFVGIGINFYMYKDSVAIIKPIENGPSAKAGIKSGDRILFAGKTKLFGRRLPSDSLFSKLKGLKGSEIELTVFRKSEQKKLKFKVKRDVIPIKSVDASLLLGNNTGYIKINRFAETTFNEFKSGLTRLKQKGIESLVIDLRDNGGGYMEEAIAIADEFLKDKQLIVFTKNKNGTTEKTYATKAGSFETGKVYVLVNENSASASEILAGALQDNDRGTIVGRRSFGKGLVQREMDFNDGSAVRLTVARYYTPTGRSIQKPYKKGNDEYFKESEARIKSGELYAKDSIKVADSLKFKTPKGKIVYGGGGIVPDVFVPIEAEHGNENVAYLLQTGIVGHFVFEELDKNRGAFAGLHFNEFLAKMKSSDLYFKKFKAYVLLTGLDLKFDKTKALVNRYITAEFARQLYGELYYYDVILKDDAMIKAVLSPKK; encoded by the coding sequence ATGAAATTTAATTCAAAATATTTACCAATCGTTATCGGAGCCACCTTAGCTCTGGGTATAGTTCTCGGAAGCCTGATGAATGCTCCCGCTGACGAGCAGCTTTTGGCTAAAAATTACTCCAAAACCAAATTGAATAAGCTGATCGACTTCATCAATAATGAATATGTTGACAGCATCAATACAGATTCAATTGTAAACCTTACAGTCGATAATATTTTATCAAAATTAGATCCGCATTCCGTTTATATTCCTCCAACAGAACAAGCCGAAGTAGCCGAGAGCATGAGAGGTGACTTTGTGGGGATCGGAATTAATTTTTATATGTACAAAGACTCTGTTGCGATTATAAAACCAATTGAGAACGGACCTTCGGCGAAAGCCGGAATAAAGTCAGGGGATCGGATTTTATTTGCCGGAAAAACCAAATTGTTCGGACGTAGATTGCCTTCTGACAGTTTGTTCTCGAAGTTAAAAGGATTAAAAGGGTCTGAGATCGAATTAACGGTTTTTAGAAAATCAGAACAGAAGAAACTTAAATTTAAAGTAAAAAGAGATGTCATTCCGATCAAAAGCGTCGATGCTTCTTTATTGCTTGGAAATAATACCGGATACATCAAAATCAATCGTTTTGCCGAAACTACTTTTAATGAGTTTAAAAGCGGTTTGACCAGATTGAAACAAAAAGGAATTGAGTCGCTCGTTATCGATCTTCGTGATAATGGCGGAGGTTATATGGAAGAAGCCATTGCTATTGCAGATGAATTTCTGAAGGACAAACAGCTGATTGTTTTTACCAAAAATAAAAACGGGACTACTGAAAAGACCTATGCCACAAAAGCCGGTAGTTTTGAGACCGGAAAAGTATATGTTTTGGTTAATGAAAACAGTGCATCGGCCAGTGAGATTCTTGCCGGGGCATTACAGGATAATGATCGTGGTACCATTGTTGGCCGACGTTCTTTTGGAAAAGGCCTGGTACAGCGTGAAATGGATTTCAACGATGGATCGGCAGTGCGATTAACGGTGGCGCGATATTATACGCCAACGGGAAGATCGATTCAAAAGCCTTATAAAAAAGGAAATGATGAGTATTTTAAAGAATCTGAAGCCCGAATAAAATCGGGAGAACTTTATGCGAAAGACAGCATAAAAGTGGCCGATTCTTTAAAGTTTAAAACACCAAAAGGAAAAATTGTATACGGTGGCGGTGGAATTGTACCCGATGTTTTTGTGCCAATAGAGGCAGAACACGGGAACGAAAATGTAGCCTATCTGTTGCAGACCGGAATTGTGGGACACTTTGTTTTTGAAGAATTGGATAAAAACAGAGGAGCTTTTGCTGGACTTCATTTTAATGAGTTTTTAGCAAAGATGAAAAGCTCTGATTTGTATTTTAAAAAGTTCAAAGCTTATGTTTTGCTGACTGGTTTAGATCTGAAATTTGACAAAACCAAAGCTTTGGTAAACCGTTATATCACCGCTGAATTTGCCAGACAATTATACGGTGAATTGTATTACTACGACGTCATTTTAAAGGACGATGCCATGATCAAGGCAGTTTTAAGTCCAAAAAAGTAA
- a CDS encoding deoxycytidylate deaminase — MEIKKLNKYDKAYLRIAKEWSLLSYCKRKQVGAIIVKDRMIISDGYNGTPSGFENCCEDEEGLTRWDVLHAEANAILKVARSTQSCEGATLYITLSPCKECSKLIHQSGIKRVVYHDGYRDDSGIQFLIKAGVEVEHIPVLEE; from the coding sequence ATGGAGATAAAAAAATTAAATAAATACGACAAAGCTTATCTGAGGATTGCCAAAGAGTGGAGTTTATTGTCGTATTGTAAACGAAAGCAGGTAGGTGCTATCATCGTAAAAGACCGGATGATTATTTCGGATGGATACAATGGAACGCCATCTGGTTTCGAAAATTGCTGTGAAGATGAGGAAGGACTAACCCGTTGGGACGTTCTTCATGCCGAAGCAAATGCAATTCTGAAAGTGGCCAGGTCAACACAATCCTGTGAAGGAGCGACCCTGTATATTACACTTTCACCTTGTAAAGAATGCAGCAAATTAATACATCAGTCGGGTATCAAAAGAGTGGTGTATCATGACGGATATCGTGACGATTCCGGAATTCAGTTTTTAATAAAAGCAGGTGTCGAAGTCGAACATATTCCTGTTTTAGAAGAGTAA
- a CDS encoding nuclear transport factor 2 family protein, with product MKIETVVNAEIELLTAMKNADLPTLENVLHDDLLFNLPDGQTITKEFDLNTYRSGKIQIEVLEASDQIITVINDSAVVAVTILLKGNFNHNPVSGTFRYIRVWKQFEENLKVIAGSCTQLQ from the coding sequence ATGAAAATAGAAACTGTTGTAAATGCTGAGATTGAACTGTTAACGGCCATGAAAAATGCGGATCTTCCAACGCTGGAAAACGTACTGCACGATGATTTGCTTTTTAATTTACCGGATGGACAAACGATTACCAAAGAATTTGACTTGAATACGTATCGTTCAGGTAAAATACAAATCGAGGTATTAGAAGCTTCGGATCAGATTATAACTGTAATCAATGATTCGGCTGTAGTTGCAGTAACAATTTTACTGAAAGGAAATTTTAATCACAATCCCGTGAGCGGAACTTTTCGATACATCAGGGTTTGGAAACAATTTGAGGAGAATTTAAAAGTGATTGCCGGTAGTTGTACGCAATTGCAATAA
- a CDS encoding glycosyltransferase has translation MSIDYSANKTILVAPLNWGLGHATRCIPIIKALQENNYIPIIASDGIALALLRKEFPYIQTLELPSYHIEYAKNAKNFKWKLIKNLPKMIVAILDEKKIVKSWIKKHGIDGIISDNRLGVFSKKVPSVFMTHQLNVMTGNTTWFTSKCHQHIIKKYTECWVPDTNDAVNLTGELGHLKTDELNLKYIGPLSRMRKKDTPKVYDLMIILSGPEPQRTFLDEKLQKEVANYKGKVVFVQGIVEKTQNKWQAGNVTYYNFMNSKQLEQTFNESEFVLCRSGYTTVMDLAKLGKKAFFIPTPGQYEQEYLAIKLQKENLVPYAMQDDFTIEDLSKVKSFKGLTQFNDTIDWDSLFTVFEDEI, from the coding sequence ATGAGCATTGATTATTCAGCGAACAAAACAATTTTAGTTGCTCCACTAAACTGGGGATTGGGCCATGCTACAAGATGTATCCCCATTATAAAAGCGCTTCAAGAAAACAATTATATTCCTATAATCGCTTCCGACGGTATTGCACTGGCATTGCTGCGAAAGGAATTCCCATACATTCAAACCCTTGAATTGCCATCTTACCATATCGAATATGCCAAGAATGCCAAAAACTTCAAATGGAAGCTGATTAAAAACCTGCCAAAAATGATTGTGGCTATTCTTGACGAGAAAAAAATAGTAAAGAGCTGGATCAAAAAACATGGAATAGACGGAATTATCTCGGATAACCGACTAGGTGTTTTTAGTAAAAAAGTTCCCTCTGTTTTTATGACGCATCAGCTGAATGTTATGACCGGAAACACGACCTGGTTTACCAGTAAATGCCATCAGCATATTATAAAAAAATATACCGAATGCTGGGTGCCAGATACTAATGATGCCGTTAATCTAACCGGTGAGTTAGGCCACCTGAAAACAGATGAGCTGAACTTAAAATATATTGGACCGTTAAGCAGAATGCGCAAAAAGGATACTCCAAAAGTATACGATTTGATGATCATCCTGTCGGGACCTGAACCTCAGCGTACTTTTTTGGATGAAAAACTACAGAAAGAAGTCGCCAATTATAAAGGCAAAGTGGTCTTTGTACAAGGTATCGTTGAGAAGACACAAAACAAATGGCAGGCCGGAAATGTGACCTATTACAATTTCATGAATTCTAAACAGCTGGAGCAGACTTTTAACGAAAGTGAATTTGTATTATGTCGTTCAGGTTACACCACCGTTATGGATCTGGCTAAATTGGGCAAGAAAGCCTTTTTCATTCCAACTCCGGGGCAATACGAACAGGAATATCTGGCGATAAAACTTCAGAAAGAAAATTTGGTACCCTATGCAATGCAAGACGACTTTACCATTGAAGATCTTTCAAAAGTAAAGTCGTTTAAAGGTTTGACTCAATTTAACGATACTATAGACTGGGATTCTTTGTTTACCGTTTTTGAGGATGAAATCTAG
- a CDS encoding aspartate kinase: MRVFKFGGASVKDAEGIKNVYDVLQKVGYEDVILVVSAMGKTTNALEVVIKNYFDKSSELNSSVQEIKKYHNQILLDLFENEEHEVFAAVKALFSELEYFLAHNKSPNYNFVYDQIVSFGELISTTILSHFMNFMGIQTQWLDVRNFIKTNANYRDAEVDWEITQQNISKNVPRKILNITQGFLGADENNFTTTLGREGSDYTAGIFAYCLNAESVTIWKDVPGVMNADPRYFENASLLNQISYREAIELAFYGATVIHPKTLQPLQKKEIPLYVKSFINPLLKGTCVSKGVDLEPQYPCFIVKRNQLLISLSSIDFSFIMEENISEIFALFHQFKIKVNLIQNSAISFSVCVEDKFENFNELNAILSKKFKVDFSENVTLYTIRHFTEQAAQTVEENKAVLLKQVSRETMQIVTKEID; the protein is encoded by the coding sequence ATGAGAGTATTTAAATTTGGTGGAGCCTCTGTTAAAGATGCCGAAGGAATTAAAAACGTATACGACGTTTTACAAAAAGTAGGTTATGAAGATGTCATTTTGGTTGTTTCGGCAATGGGAAAAACCACAAATGCTCTTGAAGTGGTGATCAAAAATTACTTTGACAAATCATCAGAGCTGAACTCTTCGGTACAGGAAATAAAAAAATACCACAATCAAATCTTACTGGATTTATTTGAAAACGAAGAACATGAGGTTTTTGCTGCGGTAAAAGCATTGTTTTCAGAGTTAGAATATTTCCTGGCACATAATAAATCTCCAAATTACAATTTTGTTTACGATCAGATTGTGAGTTTTGGAGAGTTGATTTCGACTACGATCTTAAGCCACTTTATGAATTTCATGGGGATTCAGACACAATGGCTTGATGTTAGAAACTTCATAAAAACCAATGCCAATTATCGTGATGCTGAAGTAGACTGGGAAATTACGCAACAAAACATCAGTAAAAATGTACCCCGCAAAATTCTAAACATCACTCAGGGATTCTTGGGTGCCGACGAGAACAATTTTACTACAACTTTGGGTCGTGAAGGTTCTGATTATACCGCCGGAATTTTTGCATACTGCCTAAATGCCGAAAGCGTTACGATCTGGAAAGACGTTCCGGGGGTTATGAATGCTGACCCGCGTTATTTTGAAAATGCCAGTTTATTGAACCAGATTTCTTATCGTGAAGCGATCGAATTGGCGTTTTACGGAGCAACCGTAATTCACCCGAAAACTTTACAGCCGTTACAGAAAAAGGAAATTCCATTATATGTAAAATCTTTTATCAATCCGCTTTTAAAAGGAACCTGTGTTTCTAAAGGTGTAGATCTGGAACCGCAATATCCTTGCTTTATCGTAAAAAGAAACCAACTTTTGATTTCATTATCATCTATCGATTTTTCTTTTATAATGGAAGAAAACATTAGCGAGATTTTTGCTTTGTTTCACCAATTCAAAATAAAAGTAAATCTGATTCAGAATTCGGCGATTAGTTTTTCGGTTTGTGTGGAAGATAAATTTGAAAACTTCAATGAACTGAATGCCATCCTTTCGAAAAAATTCAAAGTAGATTTTAGCGAAAACGTGACTTTGTATACCATTCGTCACTTTACAGAACAAGCGGCACAAACCGTAGAGGAAAACAAAGCCGTTTTACTAAAACAGGTAAGCCGCGAAACAATGCAGATTGTGACCAAAGAAATCGACTAA
- a CDS encoding helix-turn-helix transcriptional regulator — protein sequence MNNLVGNKLKILRKNKKMSQEEVADFLGISQSAYARMESGESSSWANYILKICEVFAIFPEELLKVEDLTPDADRKEDPSRETGTHLSDKVIEQYEQRIKELRKIIKKLKKERKSK from the coding sequence ATGAATAACCTTGTAGGAAACAAGCTTAAAATACTTCGGAAGAATAAAAAAATGTCGCAGGAAGAAGTGGCAGACTTTCTTGGTATATCACAATCCGCTTATGCGAGAATGGAGAGCGGGGAAAGCAGTTCATGGGCCAATTATATCTTAAAAATCTGTGAGGTTTTTGCAATATTTCCCGAAGAATTATTGAAAGTAGAGGATTTAACACCGGATGCAGATCGAAAAGAAGATCCTTCCAGAGAAACCGGGACTCATTTGTCTGATAAAGTAATCGAGCAATATGAACAGCGAATAAAAGAGTTGAGAAAAATAATTAAGAAGCTGAAGAAGGAACGAAAGTCAAAGTAA
- a CDS encoding HupE/UreJ family protein produces MSEFWIYFQIGLKHVLDINAYDHVLFLIALTTPYLFKDWKRILLLVSVFTIGHTLALLLSVYGIIAIKVNTVEFLIPITILITAVFNLFTAGKNSKNDGLNLVFFVTLFFGIIHGLGFSNYFKTILGGSAGSKLLPLGEFALGIEAAQLVVVFVVLILSYIVQTVFRFSKRDWALVMSAFIIGVVVPMIIESPIWNR; encoded by the coding sequence ATGTCAGAATTTTGGATTTATTTTCAAATAGGATTGAAGCATGTTTTAGATATTAATGCTTACGATCACGTTCTTTTTTTAATTGCCTTAACAACCCCTTATTTGTTCAAAGACTGGAAACGCATTTTGCTGCTGGTTTCTGTTTTTACAATTGGTCATACGCTGGCATTATTGCTTTCTGTTTACGGAATTATTGCGATAAAAGTCAATACCGTCGAGTTTTTAATTCCGATAACGATTTTAATAACTGCGGTCTTTAATCTCTTTACTGCCGGAAAGAATTCTAAGAATGATGGTTTGAATTTGGTGTTTTTTGTGACCTTGTTTTTTGGAATTATTCACGGACTTGGATTCTCGAATTATTTCAAAACAATTTTAGGAGGGTCGGCTGGTTCAAAATTACTACCTTTAGGCGAGTTTGCTTTAGGAATTGAAGCGGCACAGCTGGTTGTGGTGTTTGTGGTTTTGATACTATCCTATATTGTACAAACCGTATTTCGCTTTTCAAAACGCGATTGGGCACTTGTAATGTCGGCTTTCATTATCGGAGTGGTAGTGCCGATGATTATCGAAAGCCCAATTTGGAACAGATAA
- a CDS encoding GNAT family N-acetyltransferase: MNIRKGNPEDMKSVLGLIQELAIFEKEPDAVVITEADLIRDGFGEKPLFHVFIAEIDSDEHEKEIVGIALYYYRFSTWKGKTIHLEDLIVKEKMRGTGLGSALYAEIMKQGKRDNVRRIDWNVLDWNTPAVKFYENSGAKILEGWQVVQMDEKGIDSFLEKL, encoded by the coding sequence ATGAATATTAGAAAAGGGAATCCTGAAGACATGAAATCGGTTCTGGGATTAATACAGGAGTTGGCAATATTCGAAAAAGAACCAGACGCTGTTGTTATAACCGAAGCCGATTTAATACGCGATGGTTTTGGTGAAAAACCACTTTTTCATGTGTTTATCGCAGAAATTGATTCTGACGAACATGAGAAAGAAATTGTTGGAATTGCTTTGTACTATTACCGCTTCTCGACCTGGAAAGGAAAAACAATACATCTTGAAGACCTCATCGTTAAAGAAAAGATGAGAGGAACTGGTTTGGGATCGGCTCTGTATGCCGAAATCATGAAACAGGGAAAAAGAGATAATGTTCGCAGAATTGACTGGAATGTACTGGACTGGAACACTCCTGCGGTAAAATTTTACGAGAATTCGGGAGCAAAAATTCTTGAAGGCTGGCAAGTTGTTCAAATGGACGAAAAAGGAATTGATTCGTTTTTAGAAAAACTATAA
- a CDS encoding MarC family protein, whose amino-acid sequence MLEIDFKEIITVGMVLFAVIDIVGSIPIIINLRAKVGHIESEKASIVAGLIMIIFLFIGEGFLQLIGIDVHSFAVAGSFVLFFLALEMILGIRIYRDEEPGSASIVPLAFPLIAGAGTMTTLLSLRSQFHTINIVIAILLNIFLVYFVLKSSKKIETLLGENGLGVVRKTFGVILLAIAVKLFAANVKGLFV is encoded by the coding sequence ATGTTAGAAATTGATTTTAAGGAAATTATCACTGTTGGAATGGTACTTTTTGCCGTAATCGATATTGTAGGGTCAATTCCGATTATTATCAATTTAAGAGCAAAGGTGGGACATATCGAATCGGAGAAGGCTTCAATCGTTGCCGGTTTGATTATGATCATTTTTCTTTTTATCGGAGAAGGCTTTTTGCAGCTTATTGGAATAGATGTACACTCCTTTGCTGTGGCAGGATCTTTTGTATTGTTCTTTTTGGCGCTGGAAATGATTTTAGGTATTCGAATCTATCGTGACGAAGAACCGGGGTCGGCCTCTATTGTCCCTTTGGCTTTTCCGTTAATTGCAGGTGCCGGTACGATGACTACTTTGTTATCGCTTCGCTCTCAATTTCACACGATTAACATTGTCATTGCGATTTTACTGAACATTTTTCTGGTATACTTTGTTTTGAAATCTTCTAAAAAAATAGAAACTTTATTAGGAGAAAACGGACTTGGTGTAGTTCGCAAGACATTTGGAGTCATCCTTTTAGCAATTGCTGTTAAATTATTTGCTGCTAATGTTAAAGGTTTGTTTGTCTAA
- a CDS encoding helix-turn-helix transcriptional regulator, which translates to MNKTVGNNLKILRKAKSMSQEQVADHLKISQSAYARMERGESTSWATHFNRICQVFEITPEELVRKETAAESYGRLVNSNQRTEQVMFSVYQEILKKYELQIEDLKTIVNHLKEGINKKGFTTK; encoded by the coding sequence ATGAATAAAACCGTAGGAAATAATTTAAAAATATTGCGCAAAGCAAAAAGTATGTCACAAGAGCAGGTGGCCGATCATTTAAAAATCTCTCAGTCAGCGTACGCCAGAATGGAGCGGGGAGAAAGTACTTCTTGGGCTACTCATTTTAATAGAATTTGTCAGGTTTTTGAAATAACTCCCGAAGAACTGGTTCGAAAAGAGACAGCTGCCGAGAGTTATGGGAGGTTAGTGAACAGCAATCAACGAACTGAACAGGTAATGTTTAGTGTTTATCAGGAAATTTTAAAGAAATATGAATTGCAGATCGAAGATCTGAAAACTATAGTAAACCATTTAAAGGAAGGTATAAACAAAAAAGGCTTCACAACGAAGTGA